A DNA window from Christiangramia salexigens contains the following coding sequences:
- a CDS encoding DUF456 domain-containing protein: MEIILLLIAALFMILGILGSFLPVLPGVPLSWIGLLIFYLIPGVGINYWFLGITLAVALFIYVLNLVIPAVGTKRFGGSRKGMIGASIGLVVGIFAPFPFAVLICPFLGAFIGEIINKSNSRTAGKAAFGSFVGIMASGFMEFIVSFAFLILFLYQFWSYKEFIF; encoded by the coding sequence ATGGAAATAATATTACTCCTTATCGCTGCTTTATTCATGATTCTCGGGATACTTGGGAGCTTTCTTCCGGTGTTGCCCGGAGTGCCTTTAAGCTGGATAGGCTTATTGATATTTTATCTTATTCCCGGCGTAGGGATTAATTATTGGTTTCTAGGTATCACATTAGCGGTGGCCTTATTTATCTACGTGCTGAATCTTGTTATTCCAGCTGTGGGAACCAAGCGATTTGGCGGTAGCCGTAAAGGGATGATCGGGGCAAGTATAGGATTGGTTGTAGGTATATTTGCGCCATTTCCATTTGCAGTTCTAATATGTCCTTTTCTCGGCGCCTTCATAGGGGAGATTATAAATAAAAGTAATTCCAGAACAGCTGGAAAAGCCGCTTTTGGTTCGTTTGTTGGAATAATGGCTTCCGGGTTTATGGAGTTTATCGTGAGCTTTGCCTTCCTTATTTTATTTCTTTATCAATTCTGGAGTTACAAGGAATTTATATTCTAA
- a CDS encoding BlaI/MecI/CopY family transcriptional regulator: protein MKQLTKAEEEIMQILWELKEANVAGIIDSMSEPKPAYNTVSTIVRILENKGFVDHKKAGKGYIYFPLVEKETYSNQSMKQLVNNYFNGSFKSMVSFFMKKNDLSTQELEAILKEIDKKDS from the coding sequence ATGAAACAATTAACCAAAGCAGAAGAAGAGATCATGCAGATCCTATGGGAGCTAAAGGAAGCAAATGTGGCCGGGATCATAGACAGCATGTCCGAACCTAAACCTGCATATAATACGGTTTCAACGATTGTTAGGATTCTGGAAAACAAAGGTTTTGTAGATCATAAAAAGGCGGGTAAAGGATATATCTATTTCCCATTAGTTGAGAAAGAAACTTACAGCAACCAGAGCATGAAGCAGTTGGTTAACAATTATTTTAATGGCTCCTTTAAAAGCATGGTCTCATTTTTTATGAAAAAGAACGATCTGAGCACCCAGGAACTGGAAGCGATCTTAAAAGAAATCGATAAAAAGGACTCGTAA